GTTGGGACAGGAGAGAAAAGAATGTTTTTCTTCTTGCAATATTGCCGTAAAAAAGCTATGTCACCCTTTCGGCCAGCTCCAAAACGGAAATTCTCTCCAACAACAATTCCGGTTACTGATGTTTGGCTTTCGAGCCTGCGCAGAAAGTCCAGAGGGTTCAGAGCCGCAATATACTGATCAAAGGGCATCCATAGAATATTTTGAATATGAAGGGCTGAAGCTATCTGTCGCTTTTCAGCCTCTGTAAAAAGCAAAAAAAGACGATCTGGATTAAACACATACTGGGGATGAGGGGTAAAAGTTACTACTCCCCAAGTGTCGTTTTGTTCCACAGAGAGACGTTCAGCTTCTTTCAGAAGCAATTGATGCCCCTTATGAAAACCGTCAAAAGCGCCTATAACCTGAATCATTGCCTACCCCTCTTATTGTTCTAGAGAAAAAGATTAGTTTGCGGCTTAAAGAAAATATTGTTTTCTTTTTTTACAAACACGCCTAAAGAGATCAGATCCCTGCCGGTAAAACAGACAACTACTTCTGTGGGTACCTGACCACGAGATTCGCAATGCAGTTTTCTAATTGAAATAAACATCCCGTTTTTTAGGTCATTCTCCGTTTGATCGTCTCCGGAAAAGACCGTGAAATGTCTTATAAATTCTCCTATAGACATTATGTGTTTGTCTATATCTTGTTCTGCTGCAGTTTCTAACTCTTCAAAAGAAATGGCCTGGTCTAAAGACAGCAGCCCAGTTTTTAATCTAGTTAGTTCCCCCACAATAGCTCCACATCCTAGCATATAACCAAGATCTCTGACTATGCTTCGTATATAGGTCCCTTTGTGGCATTTAATAAAAAACGAAACTTGCCCCTCTTCTGAGATAGTGGAAGTACGCAGAATACTGGTTATTGTTACTGGACGCGGAGATATTTGGGGTTCAATCCCCTTTCGTTTAAGGTCAGATGCCCGCTTCCCATTAAGCTTAATAGCCGATATAACTGGTGGTTTCTGCATTCGCATGCCCAGAAAAGCCGGTAATATCCTGTCTATGTCTTTATCCTGAATATGACGAAAGGGATAGGTAGCCGTTACGGTACCGTCATAGTCAAGGGTATCTGTCGTCGTTCCTAATTGTATCGTCACCATATATTCTTTAGGCAACATCATAACGTAGTTTGAAAGTCGTGTAGCCGCTCCTGCAAGAAGAACAAGAAGGCCATCAGCCGTGGAATCAAGAGTTCCGCCATGACCCACTTTTATTTTTTGTGGAAGTTTATGCCGAAAAGCAGAAACGCACTGAGCACTTCGTAACCCTCTTGGCTTATTAAGAAGGAGAAGACCTTCTATCATTGCATTGCCTCTTTCACAGACTCAGTGATAATAGCAATGGCTTCGGTGAGAGCAGCTTCTATATGACACCCTGCAGCCTGAATATGCCCGCCCCCACCAAATTGTTGAGCAATTTCACGGGCTGAGATATCCCCCCGGGAACGAAGGCTTACTCTTACCTGATCTTGTTCCTCTACAAGGAGAACAGCAAACTCTGCTCCTTTAACTCGCAGCAGTTCATTAACCAGACCCTCCGTATCAGCAGGCGAAGACCCAAGTTGAGAGAAATCCTGAAGAGAGAGCCACGAGAGAGAGGCCCTATCATCGACTATGAGCTGAACTCTTGCAAAAGCCTTTCCCCACAAATGCACGCTTTCTACAGGCTGGCTATAGAAAATCTTATGATTAAGATCTGAGGGAGAAACCCCCTTCTGAAGCAGTTCGGCTGCTGCCTGGTGGGTTCGGGGGGATGTAGAAGAAAACGAAAACTTCCCACTATCTGTGATGATAGCTGTGTAAAGTCCCATGGCAGTATTGTAGTCATATTGAGCATTGGCAAGATGGAACATATGCCAAAGGATCTCTCCTAACGAAGAAGCGCTCTCATCAATATAGTTATAATCGCCATACCGTGTATTGTCACCGTGGTGATCAATATTAAAGATTGGATGCTTCCCCTGCACAATTTCAAGACCTGGCACCGAACGTTCCAGGTTGCTCGTGTCGAGGGAGATGACCGCAGTTTTTTCAGGGAAGGGCAATAGTTCGTTTATATGGGGGAAGATTTCGTACTGATCTGCCAAAGGCAAAAAGGAATACGTTGTAGGGAGAGGGTCTACCCCTCCCCAACGAATATTTTTACCGTGCTCCATTCCGTATACAGCAAGTGATGATGCCGCCCCCACAGCGTCGCCGTCTGGTTTTTGATGAGTAAGAATAATCCACGTGCGAAATGAACTTAAAAGAGAAAATATTTCCTGAAGGGTAATACTACTCTCCAAATTCATCTATTTGATCATCCTCGGCCGATAATTCATTGTTGCTGCTTTCTTTGATACTGTCTAAAAGCGCATCAATACGCCGTCCATAGTCCACTGAAGAATCTATTTCAAAACGTATCTCCGGTATCTGTCGAAGACGTAGCCGTTTCCCAAGCAAAGAGCGGATTGGACCAGCTACGCTCTCTAAGGCCTTAAGCACAGCCTTACGCTGCTTCTGATCGAGAGTGACAAAAAAGACTGTAGCAACTTCAAGGTCTTTTGAACAAGATACTTCTGTAATAATAGCATCCTTTGCCACATCATTTTTTATCTTATACTCCAAAAGCAAACAAATTTCTCGCTGAAGCTGTTTGTTAATCCTCTGCATCCGATAAGTCGCCATAAGCATCTACCTCTTGCCAGAAATGAATAATATTAAACGTCGCCATTTCCTCTTCTCGTTCCAGGAAATTTTTCAGGGCTTCTATACGATCCTTACACATCCCATAAGAAGTCCCGACGAGAGAAAAGGCAAGATAGGCCTGATCCCATCTATTTTCCGGCCCCAAATCAATAGCTGAAACATTCCACCGGCGACGAATCTTGTCGATAAGGGACCTTACAACCTGCCGTCGTTCTTTTACACTTCGACATGCTGG
This region of Aminobacterium colombiense DSM 12261 genomic DNA includes:
- the truB gene encoding tRNA pseudouridine(55) synthase TruB — encoded protein: MIEGLLLLNKPRGLRSAQCVSAFRHKLPQKIKVGHGGTLDSTADGLLVLLAGAATRLSNYVMMLPKEYMVTIQLGTTTDTLDYDGTVTATYPFRHIQDKDIDRILPAFLGMRMQKPPVISAIKLNGKRASDLKRKGIEPQISPRPVTITSILRTSTISEEGQVSFFIKCHKGTYIRSIVRDLGYMLGCGAIVGELTRLKTGLLSLDQAISFEELETAAEQDIDKHIMSIGEFIRHFTVFSGDDQTENDLKNGMFISIRKLHCESRGQVPTEVVVCFTGRDLISLGVFVKKENNIFFKPQTNLFL
- a CDS encoding DHH family phosphoesterase codes for the protein MNLESSITLQEIFSLLSSFRTWIILTHQKPDGDAVGAASSLAVYGMEHGKNIRWGGVDPLPTTYSFLPLADQYEIFPHINELLPFPEKTAVISLDTSNLERSVPGLEIVQGKHPIFNIDHHGDNTRYGDYNYIDESASSLGEILWHMFHLANAQYDYNTAMGLYTAIITDSGKFSFSSTSPRTHQAAAELLQKGVSPSDLNHKIFYSQPVESVHLWGKAFARVQLIVDDRASLSWLSLQDFSQLGSSPADTEGLVNELLRVKGAEFAVLLVEEQDQVRVSLRSRGDISAREIAQQFGGGGHIQAAGCHIEAALTEAIAIITESVKEAMQ
- the rbfA gene encoding 30S ribosome-binding factor RbfA, giving the protein MATYRMQRINKQLQREICLLLEYKIKNDVAKDAIITEVSCSKDLEVATVFFVTLDQKQRKAVLKALESVAGPIRSLLGKRLRLRQIPEIRFEIDSSVDYGRRIDALLDSIKESSNNELSAEDDQIDEFGE
- a CDS encoding DUF503 domain-containing protein, with the protein product MKNNESILPYVGFFQVQIDIPACRSVKERRQVVRSLIDKIRRRWNVSAIDLGPENRWDQAYLAFSLVGTSYGMCKDRIEALKNFLEREEEMATFNIIHFWQEVDAYGDLSDAED